Proteins co-encoded in one Pseudarthrobacter chlorophenolicus A6 genomic window:
- a CDS encoding YtxH domain-containing protein yields the protein MKNKLLLGVGVAVGYVLGSRSGRAAYDKLKARAAGVWDSKPVQDKVTVATETIKEKAPDVADQLTEAARRAGTVLGSALHRDDSSGKSTPSSHDTSPTAGESGGLGGDHIPAHSTHPETTNLGTTSEGNTKS from the coding sequence ATGAAAAACAAGCTTCTTTTGGGTGTTGGCGTTGCCGTCGGCTATGTCCTTGGTTCACGTTCGGGGCGCGCCGCTTACGACAAGTTGAAGGCCCGTGCCGCCGGGGTCTGGGACAGCAAACCCGTCCAGGACAAGGTGACAGTTGCCACCGAGACCATCAAGGAAAAGGCCCCGGACGTGGCAGACCAGCTCACAGAAGCAGCACGGCGTGCCGGAACTGTGCTGGGTTCGGCGTTGCACCGGGATGACTCCTCCGGGAAGTCCACGCCGTCCAGCCACGACACCTCACCCACCGCCGGTGAATCGGGCGGGCTGGGCGGAGACCACATTCCCGCCCACAGCACGCACCCGGAAACCACCAACCTTGGCACAACCAGCGAGGGCAACACTAAGAGCTAG
- a CDS encoding GlsB/YeaQ/YmgE family stress response membrane protein — translation MGFIAFLILGLIAGAIAKAILPGRQGGGWIITMVLGVVGALLGGWIGGALFGGGLQEFFSLQTWLLAILGSLIVLAIYGMVTKRGARR, via the coding sequence ATGGGTTTCATTGCATTTCTGATTCTCGGACTTATTGCCGGTGCGATTGCAAAGGCGATCCTTCCGGGACGCCAGGGCGGCGGCTGGATCATCACCATGGTGCTGGGCGTTGTAGGTGCCCTCCTCGGTGGATGGATCGGCGGCGCGCTGTTCGGCGGCGGACTGCAGGAGTTCTTCTCCCTGCAGACCTGGCTGCTGGCGATCCTCGGATCGCTGATCGTCCTTGCGATCTACGGCATGGTCACTAAGCGCGGTGCGCGCCGCTAA
- a CDS encoding aldo/keto reductase: MTFAPVIALNDGYSIPQIGLGTWPLDDDQAAAAVVRAVEAGYRHIDTAVKYGNERGVGNGIKACGADRGELFITTKLDGEFQGNDRAVEGLEGSLQRLGLDYVDLLLIHWPLPGRDQFISTWKTFERLQAEGKVRSIGVSNFKPAHLERLMAETDVVPAVNQVQLTPAVTRVAAREFHAKHGIATESYSPLGGSGAGILGAPVLGRLAEKHGRTPGQVVLRWHIQNGLVTIPKTANPDRMRENLDVFDFVLDPQDLAELAILDEGPGAGNDSDVTGH; this comes from the coding sequence ATGACATTTGCACCGGTTATCGCACTCAACGACGGATACTCGATTCCCCAGATCGGTCTTGGCACGTGGCCGCTGGACGACGACCAGGCGGCGGCCGCCGTCGTCCGTGCCGTGGAGGCCGGTTACAGGCACATCGATACGGCAGTGAAGTACGGGAACGAGCGCGGCGTGGGCAATGGCATTAAGGCCTGCGGAGCTGATCGCGGCGAGCTCTTCATCACCACCAAGCTGGATGGCGAGTTCCAGGGGAATGACAGGGCTGTGGAGGGGCTGGAGGGGTCGCTGCAGCGGCTCGGCCTCGACTACGTGGACCTGCTGCTGATCCACTGGCCATTGCCCGGCCGGGATCAGTTCATCTCCACTTGGAAGACGTTCGAGCGCCTTCAGGCAGAGGGGAAGGTGCGCTCCATCGGCGTGTCCAATTTCAAGCCGGCGCACCTGGAGCGGCTGATGGCCGAGACGGATGTTGTTCCGGCCGTCAACCAGGTCCAGCTGACCCCTGCCGTTACCCGGGTGGCGGCGCGGGAATTCCATGCAAAACATGGCATTGCCACCGAGTCATACAGCCCCTTGGGCGGCTCCGGGGCCGGCATCCTTGGCGCCCCGGTCCTGGGCCGGCTGGCCGAAAAGCACGGCAGGACTCCGGGCCAGGTGGTGCTGCGCTGGCACATTCAAAACGGATTGGTAACGATTCCGAAGACCGCAAATCCGGACCGCATGCGTGAGAACCTGGACGTCTTCGATTTCGTGCTGGACCCGCAGGATCTCGCGGAATTGGCTATCCTCGACGAGGGCCCCGGTGCCGGAAACGATTCTGACGTGACCGGGCACTGA